In a genomic window of Dyadobacter fermentans DSM 18053:
- a CDS encoding helix-turn-helix domain-containing protein, translating into MDAGRFRSDLYYRLNVFPIHLPPLRDRRDDIPPLANLFVDRYSKATGRKIRKISPKAMQELTSYPWPGNVRELEHLIERSVLLTTEPVIQEVYLPDKGQTQARSAALVGTLEDVERLHIIETIRRCGGKLAGRGGAAEYLGMPATTLHSKIKKLGIRKKDYLGALSRDM; encoded by the coding sequence GTGGACGCCGGCCGGTTCCGCTCCGACCTGTATTACCGGCTCAACGTGTTCCCGATCCACCTTCCCCCTCTCCGCGACCGGCGCGACGACATTCCGCCACTCGCCAACCTGTTTGTAGACCGGTACAGCAAGGCTACCGGAAGGAAAATCAGGAAAATTTCCCCGAAAGCCATGCAAGAGCTTACCAGCTACCCCTGGCCGGGCAACGTCCGCGAGCTCGAACACCTGATAGAACGCAGTGTGCTCCTGACGACCGAGCCGGTGATCCAGGAAGTATACCTGCCCGACAAAGGACAGACGCAAGCGCGGTCGGCGGCGCTTGTTGGGACATTGGAAGACGTGGAACGGCTGCACATTATCGAAACGATCCGGCGGTGCGGCGGAAAGCTGGCCGGGCGCGGCGGCGCGGCCGAATACCTCGGTATGCCCGCTACCACGCTGCATTCCAAAATCAAGAAACTCGGCATCCGCAAGAAAGACTACCTCGGCGCACTGTCGCGCGATATGTAA
- a CDS encoding SDR family oxidoreductase has product MKIVIIGGTGLIGSNVAKKLRQQGHTVIAGSPSTGINALTGEGLSDALENTDVVIDLSNSPSFEEEPVIRFFETVGRNILAAEILAGVKHHLILSIVGTHLLGNMGYMRAKMIQEDLVKKSGLPYTIIRCTQFQEFVPAIAAGSTQGSEVLISGTDFQPIAAEDVAQFVSRFAVAEPAGGIVEIAGPDRAPMSQFVKAYIEATGDPRTLVANDRSEYFGATVPQSALVPEGKALLGEIPFAQYLQSLTAKV; this is encoded by the coding sequence ATGAAAATTGTAATCATTGGCGGTACAGGGCTGATCGGGTCAAATGTGGCGAAAAAACTGCGTCAGCAAGGTCACACGGTCATTGCGGGCTCGCCCTCTACGGGTATAAACGCCCTCACCGGCGAGGGGCTTTCCGATGCGCTGGAAAACACAGACGTCGTGATCGACCTTTCCAATTCGCCGTCGTTCGAAGAGGAGCCGGTGATCCGGTTTTTTGAAACGGTAGGCCGGAATATCCTTGCTGCCGAAATCCTCGCGGGCGTGAAGCACCACCTCATCCTTTCCATTGTGGGCACGCATTTGCTTGGCAACATGGGCTACATGCGGGCGAAAATGATTCAGGAGGATTTGGTTAAAAAATCCGGTCTGCCGTATACGATCATCCGTTGCACACAGTTCCAGGAATTTGTGCCGGCCATTGCCGCAGGTTCCACCCAGGGCAGCGAAGTGCTTATTTCCGGTACGGATTTCCAGCCGATCGCCGCCGAGGACGTGGCGCAGTTTGTGTCGCGTTTCGCGGTTGCCGAGCCTGCCGGGGGCATTGTCGAAATTGCCGGCCCCGACCGTGCACCTATGAGCCAGTTTGTCAAAGCATATATCGAGGCAACGGGCGACCCCAGAACGCTTGTAGCCAATGACAGAAGCGAATATTTCGGCGCTACCGTGCCGCAATCGGCCCTGGTGCCGGAAGGCAAGGCCCTGCTGGGCGAAATCCCCTTTGCCCAGTACCTGCAATCGCTGACAGCGAAGGTGTGA